In the genome of Entelurus aequoreus isolate RoL-2023_Sb linkage group LG15, RoL_Eaeq_v1.1, whole genome shotgun sequence, one region contains:
- the rnf152 gene encoding E3 ubiquitin-protein ligase rnf152, giving the protein METLSQDSTLECQICFNYFSPRRRPKLLDCRHTCCSVCLTQMRSSHKEIRCPWCRSVTKLPPGLSVSHLPDDPDVVTVVAIPHASEHTPVFIRLPSRGCYMLPLPLAEERALGCRFLSGGHQKGLTVLTVPEEDALGVDLGLEGVSLDGGEGERRGNGPAAGGGKGSTWSGVCTVILVACVLLFLLGIVLHNMSCISKRFTVISCG; this is encoded by the coding sequence CTGCTTCAACTACTTCAGCCCACGGCGGCGTCCAAAGCTGCTGGACTGCCGCCACACGTGTTGCTCCGTCTGCTTGACGCAGATGCGCAGCAGCCACAAGGAGATCCGCTGCCCGTGGTGCCGCAGCGTGACCAAACTCCCGCCTGGCCTCTCCGTCTCCCACCTGCCCGACGACCCCGACGTGGTCACAGTCGTCGCCATCCCCCACGCCTCCGAGCACACGCCCGTCTTCATCCGCCTGCCCAGTCGCGGCTGCTACATGCTGCCGCTGCCCCTCGCCGAGGAGAGGGCGCTGGGGTGCCGCTTCCTGTCGGGCGGGCACCAGAAAGGCCTGACCGTGCTGACCGTGCCGGAGGAGGACGCTCTGGGAGTGGACCTGGGTCTGGAGGGGGTGAGCCTGGACGGCGGCGAAGGAGAGCGGCGGGGAAACGGACCGGCCGCCGGCGGGGGGAAGGGATCCACGTGGTCGGGCGTGTGCACGGTGATCCTGGTGGCATGCGTGCTGCTTTTCCTGCTGGGCATCGTGCTGCACAACATGTCCTGCATCTCCAAGCGCTTCACCGTCATCTCCTGCGGGTGA